Proteins found in one Bdellovibrionota bacterium genomic segment:
- a CDS encoding GTPase, translating into MSTRVVIMGAAGRDFHNFNRVYRDDARYKVVAFTATQIPDISGRVYPAALAGQNYPNGIPIVDEKELPQLIEREKIDMVIFAYSDVSHQDVMHKASIALSKGADFKLLGHTSTMVRSSKPVVSICAVRTGCGKSPTSRKVAKLLKDQGKRVVVIRHPMPYGDLTKQVCQRFASLSDLAAHHCTIEEMEEYEPHIRNGIVVYAGIDYEKILREAEKEADVIVWDGGNNDFPFVGS; encoded by the coding sequence ATGTCAACGCGTGTCGTGATCATGGGAGCCGCTGGCCGGGATTTTCATAACTTCAACCGGGTTTACCGCGACGATGCCCGGTACAAAGTTGTGGCGTTCACGGCCACACAGATCCCGGACATTTCAGGCCGGGTCTATCCGGCGGCGTTAGCCGGACAGAATTATCCAAACGGAATCCCGATCGTAGACGAGAAAGAACTTCCCCAACTCATCGAGCGCGAAAAGATCGATATGGTGATTTTCGCGTACAGCGATGTTTCTCACCAGGACGTCATGCACAAAGCTTCGATTGCATTGTCCAAGGGGGCCGATTTTAAGCTCCTGGGGCATACGTCTACGATGGTGCGTTCCTCTAAACCGGTGGTTTCGATCTGCGCCGTCCGAACCGGCTGCGGAAAGAGCCCGACCAGTCGAAAGGTTGCAAAGCTCCTGAAGGACCAAGGGAAGCGAGTGGTCGTCATCCGTCATCCGATGCCGTACGGCGACCTGACGAAACAGGTTTGTCAGAGATTCGCTTCCTTGAGCGACCTCGCGGCCCATCACTGCACGATCGAGGAGATGGAGGAGTACGAACCGCACATTCGGAACGGGATCGTGGTCTACGCGGGCATCGATTACGAAAAAATTCTTCGGGAAGCCGAGAAAGAGGCAGATGTTATTGTCTGGGACGGCGGCAACAACGACTTCCCGTTCGTCGGATC
- a CDS encoding M24 family metallopeptidase: MTFPLTKIQEAIGREKVDGWLFYDFQGLDPIARRILGFPENVHATRRWYYFVPKSGTPRKLAHKIEPASLDHLPGDKSFYAGWRELQKELPTLLSGARRVAMNYSPSNAIPYVSRVDAGTIEQIRAAGAEVVTAADLVQQFEAVWNETQLQTHIRAAKALRTIVDETFGYVAKQISANKGLVEYDVQQFIWDRFTAYGLRSDYRPIAAVGPNAGNPHYSPEPKGSLPVRKGDFLLIDLWAKEMAEDAVFADITWTGYLGKDVPEKFESIFQIVRGGRDASLELVEDAVHSGKALRGYEVDDAARNYIASKGYGDYFIHRTGHNIGLNVHGNGANMDNFESRDERKVLPRTCFSIEPGIYLKDFGVRSEIDVYVTESEATVYGQPIQTTIVPILK, translated from the coding sequence ATGACATTTCCTCTCACAAAGATTCAAGAAGCGATCGGGCGCGAAAAGGTGGACGGCTGGCTTTTCTATGATTTTCAGGGGCTCGATCCCATCGCCCGCCGCATTTTAGGATTTCCGGAAAACGTTCACGCGACACGTCGGTGGTATTACTTCGTTCCGAAGAGCGGTACACCCCGAAAATTGGCTCACAAGATCGAGCCCGCGTCCCTCGACCACTTGCCGGGAGATAAAAGCTTTTACGCCGGCTGGCGTGAGTTACAAAAGGAACTCCCGACGTTGCTTTCGGGCGCGCGCCGTGTGGCGATGAACTATTCACCGAGCAATGCGATCCCCTACGTGTCACGCGTGGATGCCGGCACCATCGAACAGATCCGTGCGGCGGGGGCCGAGGTTGTGACGGCAGCCGATCTGGTCCAGCAGTTTGAGGCGGTCTGGAACGAGACACAGCTTCAAACGCATATTCGGGCGGCGAAAGCACTGCGAACAATAGTGGACGAAACATTTGGATACGTAGCCAAACAGATCTCAGCGAACAAAGGTTTGGTCGAGTACGACGTTCAGCAATTCATTTGGGACCGGTTCACGGCCTACGGACTTCGTTCCGATTACCGGCCGATTGCGGCCGTGGGACCCAATGCGGGCAATCCTCACTACAGCCCTGAGCCGAAAGGATCCCTCCCGGTGCGTAAAGGTGACTTTCTGTTGATCGACCTCTGGGCGAAGGAGATGGCGGAGGACGCCGTTTTCGCCGACATCACCTGGACCGGCTACCTCGGAAAAGACGTGCCGGAGAAATTTGAATCGATTTTTCAGATTGTTCGGGGAGGCCGGGATGCCTCCTTGGAACTTGTGGAAGACGCCGTTCACTCGGGGAAAGCGCTTCGCGGGTATGAAGTCGATGACGCCGCTCGAAATTATATCGCTTCCAAGGGTTACGGAGACTATTTTATTCACCGGACCGGCCACAACATCGGCCTGAACGTTCATGGCAACGGCGCGAACATGGACAACTTCGAGAGCCGGGATGAACGTAAGGTGCTTCCTCGGACCTGCTTTTCGATTGAACCCGGAATTTATCTGAAGGATTTCGGCGTTCGATCGGAGATTGACGTTTATGTGACGGAAAGCGAAGCCACCGTCTACGGCCAGCCAATCCAGACCACCATCGTTCCCATCTTAAAATAA
- the hpnE gene encoding hydroxysqualene dehydroxylase HpnE: protein MTWDAIVVGGGCAGLSAATCLAEKGYRVLVLERSSLLGGRTRSFEDQASGETLDNGQHLFLGCYQETLTYLRRIGTQNLLRFSPGFSTEMIGPHGERNPIKTAHLPAPWHLGWGLLNYRALSFRERLALWKVAKAARRNGHDLRSKSVNQWLRDLGQSPAAVQRLWEPITLATLNIRPQLAPADLLAVVLKNGFLASPKASAVGLSAVGLSQLLGDPARAFLTSRGGEVRLRSVVRRVVKNHGGVAGVDLLDGTHESARCVILAVPPPAARKLVEGVPVLEKSLRTTEALTPSSILSLHVWMERPPFGVPFVGFWDLPFHWAFRKSVFTQDPRTSHLSLVISGAEEMLGKSKEELIGFAEQTLGHCGRGTSAKISRAVVVQEKEATWVPPIGRDDGRLPADTAMENFFLAGDWTETGLPCTIEGAVQSGHVAAIRAAERLRRSSSALTLPAPSASLAPEVRELNSPTAKEVLSSLRDDIVFDREEVTLRDLKRFREKRVDSLVYQSVFHPDADTRLFLRWLIRLIAQSAGVVPSSIWPFYKAKGLGKFQKMTVPAVNVRGMTYDTARALIRAARANNSKTFVFEIANSEMGYTDQRPSEYSSVILGAALREGYAGPIFIQGDHFQFSSKKFAADPEAETQRIKDLTKEAIEAGFYNIDIDASTLVDLSQPTLDEQQRVNYMKTVEMTRFIRDLEPKGVTVSVGGEIGEVGGKNSTVDELRAYLDGYVRELNADGKNRIGISKVSVQTGTSHGGVPLPDGTVAQVALDFGVLAKLSEMAITSYHLAGAVQHGASTLPDDLFHRFPETNTAEIHLATGFQNLTYDSVHFPKELYAEILEHLKKACADERKPGQTEGQFFYKTRKKGFGPFKKKIWDLPVSTREALGRELEAKFDFLFKKLAAVNTHDAIVNTVEPVKVLPPLPERFRPLLAS, encoded by the coding sequence ATGACCTGGGACGCGATCGTCGTCGGGGGAGGCTGTGCCGGCCTTTCGGCCGCTACATGTCTCGCCGAGAAAGGATACAGAGTCCTGGTTCTGGAACGAAGTTCCCTGCTCGGAGGGCGAACCCGTTCCTTTGAGGACCAAGCGTCCGGCGAAACGCTCGACAACGGTCAGCATCTATTTTTAGGCTGCTACCAGGAAACGCTCACTTATCTTCGCAGGATCGGAACGCAGAATCTCCTTCGATTCTCGCCCGGATTTTCGACGGAGATGATCGGACCTCACGGCGAACGCAATCCGATCAAGACTGCGCATTTGCCCGCCCCTTGGCACCTGGGTTGGGGCCTTCTCAATTATCGAGCGCTCTCATTCAGGGAGCGTTTGGCGCTCTGGAAGGTGGCGAAAGCTGCACGGAGAAACGGGCATGATCTGCGTAGCAAAAGTGTGAACCAATGGCTGCGGGATCTCGGGCAATCGCCGGCTGCGGTTCAAAGACTCTGGGAGCCGATCACGTTGGCGACACTCAATATTCGGCCGCAGCTGGCGCCGGCCGACCTGTTGGCGGTGGTGCTGAAAAACGGGTTTCTTGCCTCGCCCAAGGCTTCGGCCGTCGGATTGTCCGCCGTGGGGCTCTCGCAGTTGTTGGGAGATCCTGCGCGCGCATTTCTCACGTCGCGGGGAGGGGAGGTCCGGCTCCGTTCCGTCGTGAGAAGAGTCGTCAAGAACCACGGAGGCGTGGCCGGCGTTGACCTTTTGGACGGCACACACGAATCGGCACGTTGCGTGATCCTGGCGGTTCCGCCTCCCGCTGCCCGAAAATTGGTGGAGGGAGTTCCCGTTCTGGAAAAATCCCTTCGTACGACGGAGGCCCTGACGCCGTCGTCCATTCTCTCCCTTCACGTATGGATGGAAAGGCCTCCGTTCGGCGTGCCGTTCGTGGGATTTTGGGATCTTCCTTTCCATTGGGCGTTTCGCAAGAGCGTTTTCACGCAAGATCCGCGTACGAGCCATCTTTCCTTGGTTATTTCGGGAGCCGAGGAAATGTTGGGAAAATCAAAGGAAGAACTCATTGGGTTCGCCGAGCAGACGCTCGGTCACTGCGGCCGCGGAACTTCAGCCAAAATTTCGCGTGCGGTCGTTGTGCAGGAGAAGGAAGCCACGTGGGTTCCTCCGATCGGACGAGACGATGGACGACTTCCCGCGGATACGGCGATGGAGAATTTCTTCTTGGCGGGCGATTGGACGGAAACAGGGCTTCCTTGCACGATCGAGGGAGCTGTCCAGAGCGGGCATGTCGCCGCGATCCGCGCCGCCGAGCGATTGCGCCGCAGTTCCTCCGCGTTGACGCTTCCGGCCCCTTCCGCTAGTTTAGCGCCGGAGGTTAGGGAATTGAATTCACCGACGGCAAAAGAGGTCCTTAGCTCGCTGCGGGATGACATCGTTTTTGACCGCGAAGAGGTCACGCTCCGGGATCTGAAACGATTTCGCGAAAAACGGGTGGATTCGTTGGTGTATCAATCCGTCTTTCATCCCGACGCCGACACGAGGCTCTTTTTGCGGTGGCTGATCCGGTTGATCGCCCAATCCGCCGGTGTGGTTCCTTCCTCTATATGGCCCTTTTACAAAGCAAAAGGGCTGGGGAAGTTTCAGAAAATGACCGTTCCGGCGGTCAATGTCCGCGGCATGACCTATGACACCGCCCGCGCTTTAATCCGCGCCGCCCGGGCGAACAATTCCAAAACGTTTGTTTTTGAGATCGCCAATTCCGAAATGGGCTACACCGATCAGCGCCCCTCGGAATATTCGTCGGTCATTTTGGGCGCGGCGTTGCGTGAGGGGTACGCGGGACCGATCTTCATCCAAGGAGATCATTTCCAATTCAGTTCAAAAAAATTCGCCGCGGATCCCGAAGCCGAAACACAACGGATCAAGGACCTAACGAAGGAAGCGATCGAAGCCGGCTTTTACAATATCGACATCGATGCTTCGACGTTGGTTGACCTCTCCCAGCCGACGCTCGATGAACAACAGCGGGTGAATTATATGAAGACGGTCGAAATGACCCGCTTCATTCGCGATCTGGAACCAAAAGGAGTGACCGTTTCGGTGGGCGGCGAGATCGGGGAAGTGGGCGGCAAGAATTCCACCGTGGATGAACTGCGGGCGTACCTGGATGGATATGTCCGGGAATTGAACGCCGACGGTAAAAATCGGATCGGCATTTCGAAGGTCAGCGTTCAAACGGGTACTTCACATGGGGGCGTCCCATTGCCCGATGGAACCGTGGCGCAAGTCGCTCTCGACTTCGGTGTTCTCGCAAAGCTTTCGGAAATGGCCATCACTTCGTATCACCTGGCCGGAGCGGTTCAGCACGGCGCGTCCACGCTTCCAGACGACCTGTTTCATCGTTTTCCGGAAACCAATACGGCGGAGATTCATTTGGCCACCGGGTTTCAGAATTTGACGTACGACAGCGTTCATTTTCCCAAAGAACTCTACGCCGAGATCTTGGAGCATCTGAAAAAAGCCTGCGCCGATGAGCGCAAGCCGGGGCAGACGGAGGGGCAGTTTTTTTATAAGACGAGGAAAAAGGGCTTCGGACCTTTCAAGAAAAAGATATGGGACCTTCCCGTATCTACGCGCGAGGCGCTGGGTCGGGAGCTGGAAGCGAAATTTGATTTTCTGTTCAAGAAACTGGCGGCGGTAAACACGCATGATGCGATTGTCAACACCGTGGAACCGGTGAAGGTTCTGCCGCCCCTTCCGGAGCGGTTCCGCCCGTTGCTCGCGAGCTAA
- a CDS encoding phytoene/squalene synthase family protein produces the protein MNAATIMKKSRSNFAWAFVGLSKAQRRALQALYAYCRIVDDIVDEPRQASKAEEEIRRWRGYVDRVRHPSVFDPHVLHELSKACQTFPIELADLHWILDGVEMDLHIHRYQTIEQLLSYCDGVASAVGLTSMAIFGGERKSTTAYAVATGRALQLTNILRDVASDAKRGRIYLPQSDMERFGYREKDLLRSVYDERFTMLMSFEAARAKSYYQDAENALPVIERKKFPAAEIMRRTYQALLQRIEGNRYNVFPQKIRLSPPTKMAIAVSVWAPHFFRPASV, from the coding sequence ATGAACGCCGCCACCATTATGAAGAAGAGCCGCTCGAATTTTGCCTGGGCGTTTGTCGGGCTTTCAAAAGCCCAGCGCCGGGCGCTGCAAGCCCTCTATGCGTATTGCCGGATCGTGGACGACATTGTGGACGAGCCCCGGCAGGCGTCCAAGGCGGAGGAGGAGATTCGGAGATGGCGCGGCTATGTCGATCGAGTACGGCATCCGTCCGTTTTCGACCCGCACGTCCTGCACGAGTTGTCGAAAGCGTGTCAGACATTTCCGATTGAGCTGGCCGATCTCCATTGGATTTTGGACGGCGTGGAAATGGATCTGCACATTCATCGGTACCAGACGATTGAACAGCTCCTATCGTACTGTGACGGTGTAGCCTCGGCGGTCGGCTTGACATCGATGGCGATTTTCGGCGGGGAACGCAAATCGACGACGGCCTATGCCGTTGCGACGGGGCGGGCGCTTCAACTGACGAATATCCTCCGCGACGTCGCGAGCGACGCAAAGCGGGGGAGGATATATCTGCCGCAGTCGGACATGGAACGTTTCGGATACCGCGAGAAAGATCTGCTCCGTTCGGTGTACGACGAACGTTTTACGATGTTGATGTCGTTCGAGGCCGCGCGGGCGAAATCGTATTACCAGGACGCCGAAAACGCGCTTCCCGTCATAGAGAGAAAGAAGTTCCCGGCGGCGGAAATCATGCGCCGGACGTATCAAGCGCTTCTCCAGAGAATCGAAGGAAATCGGTACAACGTCTTTCCGCAGAAGATCCGGCTCTCTCCGCCGACGAAGATGGCCATCGCGGTCTCGGTCTGGGCGCCTCATTTCTTTCGACCCGCATCGGTATGA
- the hpnC gene encoding squalene synthase HpnC: MDLSTISLASFPQIPAPPEGARWTLPQARRFCTYLADGHYENFPVGSRWIPGKVRPHVHAIYAFSRTADDFADEAEHAGARLERLGQWRKLLYEAVEGKAEHPIFVALADSVLAHDIPVEWLDHLIRAFEQDVRQNRHPNFASIVEYAKLSADPVGRLVLWLHGYRDEELFRLSDDICSALQFANFWQDVAVDWKKDRVYLPQDDMARFGYTEADLAAGIVDDRFRGLLDLEIERTLRIFNRGRSLCDRVGDDLRKELRLVWCGGTRILELIRKNDYDVFRYRPALRTWDKGVMLWRMLRWPKGRPELRAGNA; encoded by the coding sequence ATGGATTTATCCACAATCTCTCTTGCCTCGTTCCCCCAGATCCCTGCTCCTCCCGAGGGGGCGCGGTGGACGCTTCCTCAGGCGCGTAGGTTTTGTACCTATCTCGCCGACGGCCACTACGAAAACTTTCCCGTCGGTTCCCGGTGGATTCCGGGGAAGGTTCGCCCCCACGTGCACGCGATTTACGCGTTCTCTCGGACGGCGGACGATTTTGCCGATGAAGCCGAGCACGCCGGGGCGCGACTCGAACGTCTCGGGCAATGGCGAAAACTTTTGTACGAGGCGGTGGAAGGCAAAGCCGAGCATCCAATCTTTGTTGCGCTGGCGGATTCCGTTTTGGCGCACGATATTCCGGTCGAGTGGCTGGATCATTTGATTCGGGCGTTTGAACAAGATGTCCGGCAGAACCGCCATCCCAATTTCGCCTCCATTGTGGAATACGCCAAGCTGTCGGCCGACCCGGTCGGCCGTTTGGTCTTATGGCTGCACGGATACCGGGACGAAGAGCTGTTTCGTCTCTCCGACGACATTTGCTCGGCGCTTCAATTCGCGAACTTCTGGCAGGATGTGGCGGTGGATTGGAAAAAAGACCGCGTCTATCTTCCGCAAGACGACATGGCGCGGTTCGGCTATACCGAAGCGGACCTGGCGGCAGGTATCGTCGACGATCGCTTTCGAGGGCTTCTGGACCTCGAAATCGAACGAACCCTGCGAATTTTTAATCGCGGCCGAAGTCTTTGCGACCGCGTAGGAGACGATCTTCGAAAGGAACTTCGATTGGTTTGGTGCGGCGGAACCCGGATTCTGGAATTGATACGGAAGAACGATTACGACGTCTTTCGCTATCGCCCGGCACTCCGGACTTGGGATAAAGGGGTTATGCTCTGGCGGATGTTGCGATGGCCGAAAGGCAGGCCGGAACTGCGGGCGGGGAACGCATGA
- a CDS encoding PEGA domain-containing protein, with product MKKIIALFLAGLVFMPQGWAQETKPTMRLSQEAVSLAVVDLSLPESEGVRRKLLRSAVSDAFSRDRRVRLVPADEISRWVQRNRKDEAPLSPTEELKEGRALLSKGKAAYGTLRVSSAQKYLEGARREFILHLPALRSNRDLIDAHLYLGMTYVALKQPEKAQGEFRRVVYLDPTRELSSREYSPAVIETFAKVRRDVLAEQVSQVQIDSQPSGARIYLNGRFIGTTPYKTKLQQGEYFLLVENEGMQSWYQPLKFQKRLENVQVKLEPAKTEAALGELFRVREGAAQQSDEVGKIRDLASAVHADLVFLGTLNKSKNYRFLGQLFDTRTAEFSQVAVVAMGEDLSEFPGASDDMVATLLGFLRPDGYLMSSTFGQPSVPDASLTVGGADRPKQEVAASPVPEKKWYERWWIWPLLVVAGAGVYLGATQIGSSEGSKIVIDNRGNF from the coding sequence ATGAAAAAAATTATCGCTCTGTTCTTGGCGGGCCTGGTCTTTATGCCGCAGGGTTGGGCGCAAGAGACGAAACCGACGATGCGATTGAGCCAGGAAGCGGTATCCCTCGCTGTCGTCGATTTATCTCTTCCCGAATCGGAGGGAGTTCGTCGCAAGCTGCTTCGCTCAGCCGTATCCGACGCGTTTTCCCGCGACCGACGCGTTCGGTTAGTGCCGGCCGACGAGATCAGCCGATGGGTTCAACGAAATCGCAAAGACGAGGCTCCCTTGTCTCCCACTGAAGAGCTCAAAGAGGGGAGAGCGCTTCTTTCGAAAGGAAAAGCCGCGTACGGAACTCTAAGAGTGAGCAGCGCTCAAAAGTATCTCGAAGGAGCGAGGCGTGAATTTATTCTTCACCTCCCGGCGTTGCGATCGAATCGAGACTTGATCGACGCTCATCTGTACCTGGGAATGACCTATGTCGCTTTGAAGCAGCCGGAGAAGGCCCAAGGGGAATTCCGGCGGGTGGTGTACCTCGATCCGACACGGGAGCTTTCCAGTCGCGAATATTCACCCGCCGTGATCGAGACATTCGCGAAAGTTCGGCGTGACGTGCTCGCGGAACAAGTCTCCCAGGTTCAAATCGACTCACAACCTTCCGGAGCCAGGATCTATCTGAACGGTCGTTTCATCGGGACGACGCCGTACAAGACCAAGCTGCAGCAGGGGGAATACTTCCTCCTGGTCGAAAACGAAGGAATGCAGAGTTGGTACCAGCCGCTCAAGTTTCAGAAACGTTTAGAGAACGTTCAAGTGAAACTGGAACCGGCAAAAACCGAAGCGGCCTTGGGCGAGCTCTTTCGAGTGAGAGAGGGCGCGGCCCAACAGAGCGACGAGGTCGGCAAGATTCGGGATCTAGCGTCCGCCGTCCATGCCGATCTGGTTTTCCTGGGCACGTTGAACAAGAGCAAAAACTATCGGTTCCTGGGACAACTGTTCGACACGCGGACGGCGGAATTTTCTCAGGTGGCCGTCGTAGCGATGGGAGAAGATCTTTCCGAATTTCCGGGCGCTTCGGACGACATGGTCGCGACGCTGCTCGGCTTTCTCCGCCCGGACGGTTATCTGATGTCGTCCACGTTCGGCCAGCCTTCCGTGCCGGATGCCTCTCTTACCGTCGGCGGCGCGGACCGGCCGAAGCAGGAAGTCGCCGCGTCTCCCGTCCCCGAGAAGAAGTGGTATGAAAGATGGTGGATTTGGCCATTGCTGGTCGTGGCGGGGGCGGGCGTTTATCTCGGCGCCACTCAGATTGGCAGTTCCGAAGGATCAAAGATCGTCATCGACAACCGCGGCAACTTTTAG
- a CDS encoding PEGA domain-containing protein, with protein sequence MTSTRSPLFPLFLSLLLAFPIPLKAESKPVVAVPPFGEGANEKARAAVIRTLRDTGRVTVIESAVVDRYLAGLAPKGTQKTQSSSIEEGTKLLEKGQQAYTQLKVKEATDLLFKAKDWFRNHLTDEGAFEGLRAAQFHLAMAYLAGKDSAKAKEEIKEVIVLDPERDSRTLSAKLYPPDIRKLVDGIRADIRKREHGDLEVVTRPAGALIYVDGRSAGASPARVRGLPAGEHFIRAQFEGSESQFTSKFVVSGENRIELELRPVQTADVSKNFETVNQSQDIDHHRAAFLDQAGLALGADIFLLVSPSSGAVKAQFYDQRSQEVSRPQSDTTPEGLVGKLVQDLDANGYVIAAEETAKKASPLAPPLVTQTSELQPPPTAKGTLTNQPEQPLLAPNRPGERRLWYENPWIWAAVGGVLLVGAGSALLFTDVGKSDATTSTLTLTVPGR encoded by the coding sequence ATGACCTCGACTCGCTCCCCGCTTTTTCCCCTCTTTTTGTCGCTTCTATTGGCGTTTCCCATTCCGTTGAAAGCGGAGTCTAAGCCGGTCGTCGCGGTACCTCCCTTCGGGGAAGGCGCGAACGAAAAAGCGCGGGCGGCCGTGATCCGGACGCTTCGCGATACGGGCAGGGTTACGGTCATCGAAAGTGCTGTGGTGGATCGATACCTTGCCGGCCTAGCCCCCAAAGGGACCCAAAAAACTCAAAGCTCCTCAATCGAGGAGGGGACGAAGCTCTTGGAAAAGGGGCAACAGGCGTACACCCAACTCAAAGTCAAAGAGGCCACCGATCTGTTGTTCAAAGCGAAGGACTGGTTTCGAAACCATCTGACGGATGAAGGAGCCTTTGAGGGACTTCGGGCGGCGCAGTTTCACCTTGCAATGGCGTACCTTGCCGGGAAGGACTCCGCCAAAGCGAAGGAGGAGATCAAAGAAGTCATCGTTCTGGATCCGGAAAGGGACAGCCGTACGCTTTCCGCCAAGCTCTACCCGCCCGACATACGGAAATTGGTCGATGGGATTCGCGCGGACATCCGAAAACGAGAACACGGCGACCTGGAAGTCGTCACACGCCCGGCGGGGGCGTTAATTTACGTCGACGGTCGTTCGGCCGGCGCGTCTCCCGCTCGAGTTCGCGGTTTACCCGCCGGAGAACACTTCATCCGCGCCCAATTCGAGGGCTCGGAATCGCAATTCACAAGCAAGTTTGTGGTTTCGGGGGAGAATCGCATCGAGCTGGAATTGCGGCCCGTCCAAACGGCCGATGTTTCCAAGAATTTCGAGACGGTGAATCAATCGCAAGACATCGATCATCATCGCGCGGCTTTCTTGGATCAGGCGGGTCTCGCCTTGGGGGCGGATATCTTTCTGTTGGTCTCTCCTTCGAGCGGCGCGGTTAAGGCGCAGTTTTACGATCAACGAAGTCAGGAAGTTTCCCGACCTCAATCGGATACGACGCCGGAGGGATTGGTGGGGAAATTGGTTCAAGATCTCGATGCGAACGGTTACGTTATCGCTGCCGAGGAAACGGCCAAAAAAGCTTCTCCGCTCGCGCCGCCGCTAGTGACGCAAACATCAGAACTCCAACCCCCTCCTACTGCGAAGGGGACGCTCACCAATCAGCCCGAACAACCCCTGCTTGCGCCCAACCGTCCAGGCGAACGTCGCCTTTGGTATGAAAACCCCTGGATATGGGCGGCGGTGGGAGGAGTGTTGCTTGTCGGGGCGGGAAGCGCACTTCTCTTTACGGACGTCGGTAAATCAGACGCCACGACCTCCACACTGACCTTGACGGTGCCGGGTCGATGA
- a CDS encoding glycosyltransferase family 2 protein, giving the protein MSRNMRLSIVFPAYNEELNIAEAIDQALQHLGNQGGEVIVVNDGSEDRTSKIVQTYVDRLPRQVRLINHTHRTGYGAALRDGFGACREDWIFYSDSDNQFDLSEIDRLVERSKAVDLVLGYRQNRQDSWVRKFAAFGFNRLVRLVFGLSVRDIDCSFKLFHRTVFDRIHLQENGFLIDLEILLKAKRASLRWKEVGVTHRSRRFGRSTVRLADVWKTILGMYRLSARSLASHQGTSYTRAVDEEKLTG; this is encoded by the coding sequence GTGAGCCGAAACATGCGGCTTTCCATCGTTTTTCCCGCCTACAATGAGGAACTCAATATCGCTGAAGCGATCGACCAGGCACTCCAGCACCTCGGGAACCAAGGCGGCGAAGTTATTGTCGTCAACGACGGAAGCGAGGATCGAACTTCCAAAATCGTTCAAACGTACGTCGATCGATTGCCCCGGCAGGTCCGGCTCATTAACCACACGCACCGTACCGGGTACGGCGCGGCCCTTCGGGATGGATTTGGCGCGTGCCGGGAAGATTGGATCTTCTATTCCGATTCCGACAACCAATTTGATCTGTCGGAAATCGACCGCTTGGTCGAGCGTTCAAAGGCCGTCGATCTCGTCCTCGGCTACCGCCAAAATCGGCAGGATTCATGGGTACGCAAATTCGCCGCCTTTGGATTCAATCGATTGGTGCGCCTTGTTTTCGGGCTGTCCGTCCGCGACATCGACTGTTCGTTCAAACTCTTTCACCGAACCGTATTCGACCGAATTCATCTTCAGGAAAACGGTTTCCTGATCGATCTGGAGATTCTGTTGAAAGCCAAACGCGCCTCTCTTCGATGGAAGGAAGTGGGAGTGACCCATCGATCTCGAAGGTTCGGCCGTTCAACGGTCCGACTGGCCGACGTTTGGAAAACAATCCTCGGAATGTACCGGCTCTCGGCACGGAGCCTCGCTTCCCATCAGGGGACTTCGTACACCCGCGCCGTGGACGAGGAAAAACTGACCGGATAG